One genomic window of Bartonella sp. HY038 includes the following:
- the hisF gene encoding imidazole glycerol phosphate synthase subunit HisF: MSLKARVIPCLDVKDGRVVKGVNFVDLIDAGDPVEAARAYDAAGADELCFLDITASSDNRETIFDVVARTAEHCFMPVTVGGGVRRVEDMRNLLLAGADKVAINTAAVQNPDLVSQGADKFGNQCIVVAIDAKCVNPQDENPRWEIFTHGGRTATGIDAIAFAQDMVKRGAGEILLTSMDRDGTKSGYDIALTRTIADAVSVPVIASGGVGTLEHMVEGIRDGHATAVLAASIFHFGTYSIREAKHYMAKAGLPMRLDPVGDNN; encoded by the coding sequence ATGAGCTTAAAAGCACGGGTTATTCCTTGTCTTGATGTAAAAGATGGCCGCGTTGTCAAAGGTGTCAATTTTGTTGACTTAATTGATGCTGGTGATCCAGTTGAAGCTGCTCGCGCTTATGATGCGGCTGGCGCTGATGAATTATGTTTTCTTGATATTACCGCATCGTCCGATAATCGCGAAACTATATTTGATGTTGTCGCCCGCACCGCAGAACATTGCTTTATGCCTGTAACCGTTGGTGGCGGCGTGAGACGAGTTGAAGATATGCGCAATTTATTATTGGCAGGTGCCGACAAGGTCGCGATCAACACCGCTGCGGTACAAAATCCTGATCTTGTCTCACAGGGTGCGGATAAATTTGGCAATCAATGTATTGTTGTGGCGATTGATGCCAAATGCGTAAACCCGCAAGACGAAAACCCGCGCTGGGAAATTTTTACCCATGGTGGACGTACAGCAACCGGCATTGATGCCATTGCCTTTGCACAAGACATGGTAAAACGCGGTGCTGGCGAAATATTGCTAACCTCGATGGACCGTGATGGTACCAAATCAGGTTATGATATTGCACTTACCCGGACGATCGCCGATGCGGTATCGGTACCAGTAATTGCATCTGGCGGCGTTGGCACATTAGAACACATGGTTGAAGGCATTCGTGATGGCCATGCAACAGCGGTGCTTGCGGCTTCGATCTTCCATTTTGGCACC